TCCCTGCCTCTTGTCTACCACATACCAGCAGCTTCCACCACAGCTGACTGCACACATGTGCCATTTCGGCACTCGCGTGCCATTCTGGCACGCACTCAGCTCTCCAGGCCGGGGCTCACGcagcaccctcctcccccactccacctGGCAAGAATCCTGCGCAATGATATTGAGACAGGTTTGCACAGTGACAGGCGATTACTAAGCTTAGTGTGGCGATCACATTGTAAGGTGTACAAATGTTGAGTCAGTATATTGTACACCCGAAACTGATACAATACTGTATACCAACTATATGTAAATAAGGGACTTGATTTTCAAAAATCCCCTTCATTCTTTAGGACCCAGTTTAACTGTCACCGCCGATGGCTGCTTCCCCCAACTCTCCTTCCTCCCGGccctcaaagcccatctccaggCTACGACCCAATGCTTGCTTGCGTCTTTTAGGTTCTGAGCTCCTCTGGGTGGTAAAGGCAGGGCCTTATTTATCCTCCTGTTCTTCcattaaacaaattatttcttgAGCCCTTATGAGGGTCTGGGTTGGGGTGTCACAGGAGGGGAACGCACTTTTTCTGGAGTGCGCACTCTAACGGACAAAACAGAACACTGTCATGTAAGCACCAAGATATTCTGGCGCATGGAGGTTAGGGGTGGTGGGAAAGCACAGGTGGTTATGAATTCTGGGggtgatcagggaaggcttctagGTGGAAGTGATGTTTGAGTTGAGACTTGTAGGCTCAATGGCAGTAAaccagggggagagagggaagagtaTTTCAGctggagggaacagcatgtgtgAAGTCCTGCACTGGGACAAGCTTACAGCGGTGGGGAACCCGCAGGCAGGCGGGTGGCTGAAGCAAAGACGAGGGGCAGCGCGTGCGTGGAGGCTGATGAGGTCAGAGTGCAGAGGGCCTCACAGGGAGCGTTAAGAATTTCGGTCTTTAATGCAGAACAGCGTGGTTAGCATGAGAAGATTATTGTGAGCGCTACCACTGCTGTGTGTGGTcacacgtgtgcgtgtgtgcaggCACGCAGGGGCTGGTGGGACGCAGAGAGCAACCAGAAGCAGCGGTTTTCCTCAGGCCACAATGTGTCGCCCTTTCCAGCTTCCGTCACTTCTGCCCCAGCTCAGGGCTTGCCGTGGGTGCTAGCAAggcctgggggagcagggggctgggcagggccagggccagggccagagcctgCAGCGCTGCCCAGGACCCCCCTGACACTGCTGTCCACCAAATGCTCCCTGCTCACCTCACTCTTGTCGGGCACTTCCAGCCTGGTCTGCGGAGGGGCCTTGACGGCGATCACCGTCTGTTCCTTAAAGGTGCCAATCGCACGGATGTCCTGGTAAGTCACATAGGCCAGTGTAGGGGGCAGCAGAGTCAAGGGAAGTTAAAATCCACACCCTCAGCCCACAGGCAGGGATCCCACCCCCTCTCCTAAGTCTTTGAACACTTTCCCTCATGCCTTCTGTGGCTTAGAAACAACCCCAAACTGTAACCTGTCCTGTCAATATTATAAGCTACTTTGGATCTCTTAGAAAGCAAACAAAGgtataaatcatttttttaaatgctgccttttatcacttttaagattttatttatttatttttagagagggaagggaggaagaaagagagagagaaacatcaatgtgcagttgctgggggccatagcctgcaacccaggcatgtacccttgctgggaatcgaacctgtgacactttggttcacagcccatgctcaatccactgagctacaccagccaggtcttttATCAGTTTTTTATATAAAGGCTTTATCTCTCAAACTAAAGAAGGCAGGAAGACatgtcttatttctttaaatttctcaCAATGCCTAGCAACCTTCCAAATATACAAGGTTATATACAAAAAAacaattaggccctggctggtatggctcagtggattgagtactggcctgtgaaccaaagggttgccagttcgattcccatcagcgcctgggttgtgggccaggtcctcagtggggaggGCATgcaaaaggtaaccacacattgatgtttctctcctttttctctccctcccttcccctctctgaaaataaatgaaatctttaaaaaaaaacaggacaattAGATGGTGAAACTGTTTGgggaaaaacatataaaaagccCTAACAAAGTCCATGTTCTGTGACATCATCATTTCTGTCCTAGGTATCTGACCTAGGGAAATACGTAAAAAGACAGGGAAATGTTCTATATACAAAGGCATCCATCGTTGTATTGCCTCATAAAAGCAGAAATCTGGAATGGATCTAAATGTGTGCCAGGTCCACAGTatggggggtgcgggggcaggagaggcatcaccacatcgatgtgtctctccctcccttcccctccatctaaaaagaaataacttctttaaaaaaacaaaaaacatagcCCATGGAAGGTTCAAGAACAATGGCTATGTTGCAGTGgaagctatttctttctttttgtcactTTGCAAATTTAAAGAAATGCACTTGTCTTACTTTGACTATGAGAAAGTCACTTTAGTAGAACCAAGAGGAGAAGCCACCCAGAAAGGAAAACTCGGATACGCCAGGCCCTGAGCGGGGCACTGCACCAACTCTGGATAGACGTGAGCGTGCCGcaggtcccctccccactccccgaCAGCCTTCTCCCAACCAAAGAGGATATTTCTTGTTGGCCTTGTCCTCGGTCAGCTGCTTGAAGTTCAGAGAGCAGCTCTGGATGAGCTGGTCCAAGGCCTGCTCCGTGCTCATcagctcctgcagctcctgccccagctgctgctgcttcctgggcCCAGTGGGGTCTTCAAATATTCCCCTGCCTCTGGTAACAGAGCAGCCCCCCAGTGTCAGTCTCAGTCCACACCCAGGGGCCCCAACCCGAGGGCTGCTGGGCACAGCCGCACAGAGGGTGCACGGCCCCAGGATGAGGCCGTTCACATGGTCTACAGTGGTGCTCCTGGGCTGCGCAAATCAGCTCCCAGGGAGCCGCCAGAGATCGAACCTCGGCGTTAGGGGGCTGGGctagggaaaagaaataaatcagaGTGTGACCTCACTTGTGGGAGGCTTTCAACTCTGTCCACCCTATGCCCCAGCCTCCCCCAAATGGCAGGGAGCTAGAATGACTTCAGTCCTGACCCCCCTGCCTGGTTCTCTTAGGATTCAGGCTGGAGGCTGCAGGTCTGCTCTTTAAGACCTTGTGGAAGTGAGGAGAGGAGCCTGGAGTCATGTCTCTGAGCTGCAAGGAGCCTAGGTTATTACCGCTCAGCAACCAGGGGACTTTCCTACACTACAAGAGGGAAATCTTGGGGTCTCTGACTCAAGAGGACACAGTCCTCTTAGGCCTTTACACCCCTAAAAagcctcctccaccctgccctgccaTGCTCTCCCAGCACTGCTCCGGCATGTACACCTGCTCTTCCGCTCCAGCCTTAGGTACCCTGGCTCCGCCCCCAGCTTATAAGCCTGGTGGATGTACTCCTGGTCCGCTCCGACCACTTGTGCCCATTGGGTGTTGCTCTCGGCCCCACCCCCGACTTCAACACCCACTGGGTACTGCTCCTGGTTCCACCCGCAGCACCTGCACCCATaggtgcccccagccccagcccaggcactCACACCCACTGGATGTTGTTCTTAGCCTTCTTGCGGATGAGCTGGATGCCCTCCAGCACGTTGGTGATGTCATAGATGCGCCGCTTCTGCACGTCCAGCACCTCGGCAGCCCAGTTCAGGTCCAGGACCCCGTCCTTGGACTCGCTCAGGAGGTAAATGAACTTCTTGGTGAGCAGCCCCAGTGACGTGTCATACCGAGTCTTCTCCCCGGGGGACTTGGGTGCTGAGGAGGAAAGGGGCGCAGTCAGTGCTGAGAGAAGGCCGGCCTGGGGAGCTCCTTCATGGGCCTGGACCCATTCAGTACCAGCCCTCACAAGAGCCCCCACTCTCCAGCTACAGAGCACTGtgaggcgggggggggcgggggtcactCACTGCCATTGTCCAAAAATGGAGCCTCATACCTAAAGGGGGAAAGTGATTTGCTAAGGTCTCATAGTCAAGGGCAATGTCAGGGCTCAAACCAAGCATCCTAACCCCTGGTACAGAGCACCTGTCCATCACAGCTTAGGGCAGcccacatcaccaccaccactgatgACAAGGACAAATGCATACTGAGCGTAGGTCACTGTGCTACGCACTTTCCATATACAACAAATGTAACCCCTACAACATTCTAAAAATGTGATGCATGACcacccccattttagagatgggtATACTGAGGCATGGACAGGTTAAGTAGCATGCTCACCTCGCTCGGCTAGAAAGTGGCAAAGCTGGGGTTTATACCCAGACAGTGTAAACGTAAGCCTCCCTTCTTAACCATTGTCCTATCCCGCCTGTCATGTCAGCAATGTGGAGTTAGGATAGGGAGCGAATGCCAAGCTTGGGTTTGAGAACATTCTTACAGACCTGCCTTTTCTTTCTATGTGCTCCAGTGGGGCAGGTTCATGAAAAGGTCCCTTTGTTAATGAAGCTGATGTCACAAGACCACATCTCAGCTGCAGCATCTTGAACCACAAGGGGACTTTTGCAATCGAGTGACTTGCAAGTCATACAGCAAGTTAGTGTCCAAACTAGTTCAGGAAACTGAGTTTTAGAGAGTCTCAGATTCCTCTAGAAGGGGACCTTAGGATCCCTTCACATACAGATGACAAGTATTTGGCACACAGGTTGCTTTTTTAACTTTTGCACCCAGGGCAGGCATTACTAATTGATCAATGCACTTAGGATCCTTCAATAAAGAGCTCTGAGCATCAATAAGAAAGGATGCTCTCGTGCTGCTCCCGATTTAGCTGTAcctcgttttacagatgagacagcTAAGGTTCATGGAGGAGGAATGGCCGGTCGGGTCTGGGCACAGCTCTGCCTGAACCCCCAGGCTGCCGACCCTCGTGCTTCCCACCCAGTCACATACCTTCTCTACTGGGTCTCTGACCCCCCAAATTAGCATTCCCTCTTAACACAGGTGCTGAAACTCCCACCCTAACCAGGATGACTGCAAATACTAAGGCGGAACATCTCTGGGACTTAGCTTTAGGAAGTCACTGCCTGGGTGGCCTCTGGGTCTTAAAAACACTCGGAGGTGGCATGAGCTGGATTAATCCCGGCTTCACTTCCCCTTGAACCTCTCAGTTAGCTCTCTGTCTGCATGCAGGAGGGAGAACCTGCTCCTCTCCGAGCTGGGTTCTCTCTCTGAGAAAAGGTCAGATTGGActaagaaactttaaaaacagtAAGCTCCCAAATAAGTCGTCGGTCGTCCTGTCCGGCCCCTGAGGGCACAGGTGCGGGAGAGGCAGTACAAGACGGGGCCACAGTCCCGTCTCCACCTGCCAGCAGTGTCGCCTTGGGCAAGGCACTCAAGCGCTAGGTCTCAAGTCGCTCCATCAGCCCAAGGCGGGTAACCCTACCTGCCTGGCGGGATCCAGGGGCAGAGCACACAGCAAACTGTTTCACGCACCAGGAAGTCTGCTACCAATGTTACTCCTGCCAAtctgggcagggctgctgccctgggcccctgcccaccccgcccctaCTCTCCTGCCCCCAGGTGCCCCATCAGTGCCACTTACTTTTAGGGCTGGGGAGGCCATCCACTCTAATGTGCTTCCCCTTGGGGGTCTGGAATTCCAGCACCGCGGGCCTCCCGATCCCCTCCAGGTCCAGCTTCCTTTTGgccttggagagagagagagagagaggcagagtttGAGAATCATTCCCCCTTCAGCCTTTCCCCAACCTGGGGCCAAAGTACTGAGGAcaccagctgctgcttcctgcctcagtttacccccAGTCCTGGTGGAACCCCAGTGTACTTGGTGAGGAAATGTCAGTGACCGGACAAGTGACCTTTCAGGGGAAGGAAGCCCTATTTCCTGAGAGGCACACGACACTCGCATCCTCCGAGGCCCAGGCACGTGGAGACCCTACCAAAGTCAGCCTGGCCACAAGCTCGGGGTTCCTCAATAACAGGCTACAAGGTCACTTCCacatctgccccctccccctaTGCACAGAGGACGATGCAGGAAGGAGTGGGTGGTTCCTAAACCACATCAGACTGGGGCGAGCCCCCCCCATCGCCCCGCCAAGCAGCTGGCCCAGCCAGACTGGGTGCCCATCACGGCCCCACAGCTGGCCCTtatcagggtggggctgggcatcCGCCCAGCCCCAGGGGACTTCCTGGATTGCTGCCACAACCCAGGGAGGTGCCCACATCGGGAAGCAGTGCAAACATCCCCCACCCCGATGTCTGGACTCCAGCTCAAGGGCTCTGGGGCCCCCTGAATAGACTCCACTTGCCATTCTTTCTTTGCGGAGAGGGGCAGACAATGAATCCTTCCCCTGTGTCTTAAGGACAAGCAGCTGAggtccccctgctccccctccctgttCCCGCCAAGCTTGGGAAACACCTGCTGGGGAAATCAAACCACAGACCCATCTGCTCCTCTACACCCCATTGCCGCCCAGCCCCAGTTAGGCCCAGAAGCTGCGCTGGCCCGGAAGGGGCCTCGCTCCCGGTTAGGgttgggcaggggcagggcgagGGCACTGGGGCACTGGGGCGCTGGAGCCAGAGAGCTGGGCTTGCACCTCCCAGCTCCTTCACAGGCACACACGACTCGACTCGGAGAAATGCCCCACAACCAGGAACctgtttccccctctgtaaaatggggcagaaAAACACCTCCACCAAGGGGCCACTGTAAGAATTCAAGATAACCTCTGCAGGGTGCTCAGCCTGTGTGTGGCTCAGCACACGGTGGACGTTCAGGAAATGCAGCGTCCCTACTTTAAAATCCAATCTCAGCCTCTTCCTTGGCACACACTTCTGGGGGTCACCGGGcctattttcttcctactttctgTCCCAACCAGTCACCCCTACCCTGGTTGGGACAGAGAGGCCTATTTTAACCTTTGGTATGAAGTCATGCTCGGCAGGGCTGAGAGTTCTAACCGCTTCTGAGCACAGCTGGGCTGGCAGGTGTGGGAGGCGAGGACAGTTCTTGCTCTACACTCCCCTCtgtgctgcccccccccacacacacatacacacctcctccaggaagtcttcctggaTTGATTTGAAGGGCACTGCTCCTTGATTTGAGGAGCCTACAAATATTTCTCTCCTCTACACCTACCCAGATGTGGACATGGTCCAAATGCCTCTCTGTTCGTTCCTCTTGAAGTCTCCCTGGAATATTCCTTTTCTAACCTCCCAGCTGGTGACATCCTAGATTCTAGAGAAGATGGCCTGCTCTGGCCCCATCTTGTCTCTAGAGAAAGGCCCAATCATTTGCCAAAACCTTCCACATACCCTGGTCCAAGCCCGAACACTCATCACCTCACCGAatcttcccaacaccattcatcCTGTTTCACAGCTAAAGTAACCGAGACTTGGCGAACTCCAAGGCCTTTATCAATCCTGATCAAGGTTATTGATCCCAGAATCCTTCATCCACTCCTCAAAAGGAATGCCAAGGGCTGGGAGAAGAAGGGAAGTCAGGCTGAGCTCTACCTGAGGCAGAGGTGGGGCAACCCAGAACCTCCCTGCCCCACTGACCTCCCCTACCTGGCAGAACACACCAGGAAGGACCTCACTACCTGCAGAGTGGGGGAGAAACGGAGGAGGACCTTGAAGAGAGTCCCTGTGAAGAGCCTGTCCTGTGCTCATCGATCCTGCGACATCAGTGTTGGCAATCTCTTTTGGCAGAGaagtggaggctcagagaggctaagccacgtgcccaaggtcacacagacaaAGGGAAGACCCGGTTTGAACCCAGGactgtctgattccaaagccatGTAGCAGGCTTCCTTGGTGGGCCAAGGCCTGGCTATACCCACCTGCCTCCAtcacttatacacacacacacacacacacacacacacacacacacaccagcccccTCCCTTCTCACTCTCACCCTTATCTTGCACTCTGAGTCCCTAAGCAGCAAAGTGCCCCCCCACCCGAGGACATCTCTCTGACACCTTTGTGCACTGCCCAGAGGAAGGTCAGCGCATGGATGTTCCTGAGCCTGCAGCACAGAAGTGGCCGAGGACACGCCCAGGAGGAGGACCAGGGAGAGGCTGAGCACCAGCCTCCGAGCCAGGCCCGCCTGGGTTCCCCTCTAGCCCTCCTACCCCACTTCTTAGCTGGGTGGGCTGAGCAAGTCAGCTGACCTCTTGCGTCCTACCCGTGAAGTGGGGCTAAGCCACCCAACCTCAGACTCGGGGAGGCAGTGCAGCAAAGCGCCTTGCGCACTCAGGGGAGCTGCTGTCACTAAGGCACCAGAGGCACTCGAAGGGGAAACGTTCAGAGGTCAGCTGAAAAGACAGGCATGTGCCAAGAGCAAAAGTCTGGGACCACACCCAGAGGCCAGGTTGGCTCTGACCTGGGCCCTCTTAGGCCACCCCTTGGGCTGCTTCTTAAAGGCCTGGTTAAAACTCGAAGCCACCCAGCCAGTCCTCAGGGAGAAGAACAGAGGTCCTTTCTAAGGCAGCTCCAGAAGTGAGAGAGTCAGACACAGCCCCCTTTCGGGGCAGCCAGGTGAGGAAACGGGCTCACGGGagaggaagtgacttgcccaaggtcatgcagggAGTGGAGCCAGGCCTCTGAGCCCCAAGTCCTCTGTCAGAGAGTGGGGGCAGGAGCGAGCGCGAGGCCTTCCTCGGGAGCCTCACGTCCAGATCCCAGCGTGGGAGCCGCACACAGCCTCGCCTCTCCGAGCCCGCgtttcctcctcccacccgccTTGCAGGGTGGTTCGTCAGAACGTTCACTTTCTTTCATGGTTCTCAGAGGAAATTTGGGAAGTACAGAGAAattcaaaggaaaagagaacagtgCAGAATCCCACCCTCGTCCCAGGTTCCTGCAGGTATGAAGACAACGATGCAGCACCTGCCGGAGCAGGGGCTCAATGGACAACCATCCTGAGCCTTCTGCACAGAGTGGCAGGAAAAGCACTAGACAGAGAGCACAGAGACCTGGGCTCTGCCCTTCATTCTGCCATCGAGCTTGGTTGCCATCCCTAGGCAGTGCCTGAGGTCCTTTTAAACAGCAGCTCACTGACAAATCCTGCTCACCCTGCACTTTGCAGCCTGGCCACAAAGCAAGCGGCCACACCCAGGGTTGGGTTTGGAGCTCCTCCAGGTCACACCCTGCAGAATGAGTAAGCAGGGGGCCAAGGCCTGCCCACGGGGCCAGGGGCACCAGGCCTCCGAGGACTGACGGGAAAGCGGGAGCGCTGGGCTCGGTAGGCCTTTAGGGTGGTCTGATGGGAGGAGACTCTACCACCTCCTAGCTTGTTACTTGAAAAAGTGACTTCCCACGTCtctgctcagtttcctcatctgtaagatgccTCATCCCAGGCATCTTGGCTGAGATAACGAATGTGAAGAGTGCcaagcagtgcctggcacccaaCAGGCGTTCAGTAAAAAGGAGCCATTCTTGCTGTGATTAATGAGCCCCTCTTGGAGGGAGGTACAAACAGATGCACTCGGGCTCCTCTGGGAGAGAAGCAGTTCAAAACCACAGCTGTCACTGAAACTCCGCCTGGGCGCCTGAACGCAGCTGGCCAGAGGAGACTCGGCCAGCCACTGAGCCCCTTCCCGGGATGCACCCAGCTTCTAAGTCAAGCGGTGCTGGGGAAAGTCAAGGCTGCAGAGAGGAGACTGATGACCACCTGCCTGTGGCATCGTACATCTCCCTGGATGGCCTTGGCCAGGTCGcatcccctctctgagcctgtttcccccTACTGCCATCCACCTCACAGGGTTCAAAATTGTTTTAGGCTGTAAAATGCTGAACACAAGACAGAGACCCAGCCCCAGTTATCCTTGACTGCTTGACCTATAAAATGGGACTAGCTCTCCCGCCTTCTTCCCCCTAGCTGGAAATAACATGAGGAAGGGGCTCTGGGTAGGGTAAAGCCTAGAATAGGGCCAAGCACAACTCCAGTAGCAGGGAGTTAAAGGCTCTGCCTGCATCCAGAAATGGCCGGGGTCTGTGCCTATTGACTGACACAGGTCTGACCAGGTGCCTCTAGGAGCATGGTCTTACCCCCTCTACCTGTACTGATTCAACGCTCACAACTAAGCAAACCTCCAACACCCGCTCCCTGGAGCCTGCTCCCAAAACCCAGCACCTGCAGCTGGAAGTGACCTGAGATGAGTTAGCTCCACAGCTACTCCACGCGCTCGCGCACACACGTTTACAGGAAAACGAAACTGAGGCTAAGACCTGTCCAAGGACACACAGTGAATTGGTGGCAGTTAAGACCAGAAATCAggctccccaacctccccccttcccccagggcTTTTCCCACTCCACCCTCACCCTATGGTTGTTGAGATTCTCATGGGCTCCAGCCAGGAATTCCACTCCCACAAAACACACCCTGTGCCCAGTGCACCACACTGCAAGCTCTCCCTGGCAACAGGCTTGGGGGCTTACGGAGGGAACAGTCCATCTGAACTGGAGCCCCAGGGAGCTGCCCCCAACTTGCACCTGCTACTGGCTGTCTGGGAGGAAAGACTGGGCCTGGCGGGGAGGACTCAGGGCACATAATTAAGAAGGAGTTGGCTGGATGGAAAATTTGGAGTCTGTCCAAGCCATACTCAACTGGGaagacaccccccaccccgcattTTAAAGTCCCTACAGTATCCGCAGACCTAGCTTTGCTCTGGCACAATAGCAGGTGCCCAGTACTGGTTACTGAGCCAAacaatgaatgaagaatgaatgaatgacaacaAAGTTGGCCCCCTGGACttctccaaggtcacatagtGCACCAGGGATGATGGGATGAATCtccacacccccaacccagtGTTATTTCGCCCCAAGTTTGAAAAGCAAGGGCTCTTCTCCACTGGGGGCATTGAATTGTTCTGGAAACTGAAagctccccttttccctccccaaACTCCACCTGCTTCACTCAAACTGGGTCCCAGGCGCCTCTCCCTCCTTGACCACAAACCGAAAGCATAGGGGGGAAGCGGTTAGGGAGTTGTGGAAGGGGTCCCCAGAATTACCGGCAACCGGCCAGCCGGCACGCATCGCACAGCTTGGCCCTCCGGTCCGTGGGGGGTGGCGTCGAGGCAGGTGCCGGGCACCGCGGCCGGAGGCACAGTCTGCGGGCACAGCGAGGTGTagtaggtggtggtggtgaccgggcagagctgggggctgcCAAGGCCGGGCGGCCACAGTTCGGTGGGGCTCATCGCGGGCAGCCCCTTCAGGGGCGGCCCAGCGGCCGGAGCCAGGGCCCGGGGCCCTCGCAACATGGTGAGCgcagagccccctcccctggcGTGCCGGCGGGCACCAGCGGACTCCGGAGCCAGCGGCCGCTCACACGGCCCGCGGCATGGTGCGGAGGCCCGGGGAAGCTGCCAATGGACGCCTGCGGGGCAAGGCCGGACCCTCCCCTCCTGGCCCGCGGCCGAGCGGAGGAGCGCTCGGAGATCTCCGCTTGGAGATCGCCCGGCGGCTGGGGCTGCGGCACAGCCAGGGGCTGCCCCGCCCCAAGGGCGGCCGCGACCCGCGATGGCCCCACGCCCCTGAGGGCCTCGGTGCCTAGGGTGCAGCGCCTAGGGGGTCTCTGGCGTACCCGCGGGCTCGACCGAGACGTGATGCGCTCGGACGGGGTAGGAGGAGGACCGATTGCACCGACTCTCTCTCGCCTCGCTCTGTAGTCCCTGagtctttctctgcctctttttttccttcttcttttttttttttagcgcCAAACTGCGTGCCGCGAAATTCGGATCTCCCGCGGAAAATGCCGCGCTTCCATTGGTCGCTGCAACAAGCCTAGGCTCCACCTCCCGGAAAAGACCCATCCCCTAGGCGGCGATTGCAACAGGAGTTTGGCTGCTTAAAGAGACAGCCACACCTGTCGTCGTTAGCGAAACAGTCTGGAAGGGCGGTTCCGGTACTGTGCCGAAGCACCTAAGCACGGAGGAGCGCTCCGCGCTCCGGGGAATGGGCCCGAATTCCCTGGGGGTGAGTCGGGAACAGAATCCTGACCTGAATCCA
This Phyllostomus discolor isolate MPI-MPIP mPhyDis1 chromosome 5, mPhyDis1.pri.v3, whole genome shotgun sequence DNA region includes the following protein-coding sequences:
- the E2F2 gene encoding transcription factor E2F2, translating into MLRGPRALAPAAGPPLKGLPAMSPTELWPPGLGSPQLCPVTTTTYYTSLCPQTVPPAAVPGTCLDATPHGPEGQAVRCVPAGRLPAKRKLDLEGIGRPAVLEFQTPKGKHIRVDGLPSPKTPKSPGEKTRYDTSLGLLTKKFIYLLSESKDGVLDLNWAAEVLDVQKRRIYDITNVLEGIQLIRKKAKNNIQWVGRGIFEDPTGPRKQQQLGQELQELMSTEQALDQLIQSCSLNFKQLTEDKANKKLAYVTYQDIRAIGTFKEQTVIAVKAPPQTRLEVPDKSEENLQIYLKSTQGPIEVYLCPEEMQEPDSPAKEPIPSTSTLSPSPDSAQPSSSTNPCILEPTASPGPSLTSQQDSVLPPPLPAPLVPLEATDSMLELPHPLLQQTEDQFLSPALTDGSPLISLSPPLDQDDYLWGLDGGEGISDLFDFYDFGDLLIN